In Clostridium omnivorum, the DNA window CCCTAATTTTAGTACCTATAATTATTGCTGGTTAAGAGATGGAAGCTTTACTGCATATTCAATGGATTTATATGGTGAATTTAATTCTTCTATTAAATTTTTTAATTGGGCAAACGTTTTAATAGAAAAGCAACAGGATAAATTAAAAAAGATATTGGACATGAAAAAAAGAGGAGATATTTTGCTTAATGATGATTATCTTCCAACCTGGTTTATGCTGGATGGAAACAACTGCGATGAAGAATGGCCAAATTTTCAGCTTGATGGATACGGTGAATGGCTTTGGGCATTATCACAGCATTTAAAGCTGGCAGAAAATGATAATGATATAGCGAAATATAAAAAGAGTATAGATGTAGCAACTGAATATCTATGTTGTTTTTGGAATTATCCTTGTTTTAATTGCTGGCAAGAGGATGGAGAAAAAATTCATACTTCTACCTTAGCAGCTATATATGGAGGGTTAAATTCCATTAATGAATATTTAAACGATTCCTATATAGAAAGCACCTTAAAGGATATTAAACAATATGTTTTAGATAACTGTATTGAAGATAATAGGCTTAAGAAATGCACTGATTTAAACAGTACTGACGCAAATCTTTTATGGGCAGCTACTCCTTTTAAACTTTTTAAAGTAAACGATTTGATAATAAAAAATACGGTTAACATAATTGAGAAGGAATTAGTACATGAAGGTGGTGTTCATCGATATCCAGAAGATACTTATTACGGAGGTGGTGAATGGACTATATTATCAGCTTGGCTTGGTTTATATTACTGTGAAATTAATGAAGTGGAGAAGGCTGGGAAAATGCTTCGGTGGATTGAAAGCAAAGCTAACATAAATGGAGAATTAGCAGAACAAGTTTTAGATAATGTTAACGATGATTACTACATAAATAAGTGGGAAAGTTTATGGGGAGAGGTTGCTTCTCCACTATTATGGTCACATGCAATGTACTTAATACTGCTGAATAGTATCAACAAATTAAGTTTGTTAAGTGTTAATAACACTATAAAATAAAAATATTTCAAGGGGGAACAGAGAATGAAAAATAAAAAAATCATGTCATTGATTTTAACAGGTTTGATGGCATCTGCAATATTTGTAGGCTGTGGCAAGCAGGCGGACCAAACTCAAGGCCAAAGCTCAACTGTTGCAGATGAAACAAAATTGAAGGGCGAAATTGAAATGTGGAGTACTTTCACTGATAACGAAAATAAAGTTCTAAAGGAAAAAATAGTTCCTGCATTTAATAAAAAGTACCCAGATATAACAGTTAAAATCACACCAATGCCTAGTGGAGACGACTATAAAAAGCAAATACTTCAAGCTGCAATGAGTGGAACAACACCTGATCTGGCTAGAACAGATATTACTGATGTTGCTCAATATGCTAAAGAAGATTATTTGGTAGCAGTAGACAGTTTACCTGGTTTTAATGATTTAAAGAAAGAAATATATGAAGGACCTATGAGTACAAATATGTACAATGGACACTATTATGGTATTCCACTTGATACAAATACAAAAGTTGCTATATATAATAAGGCAATGCTGGACAAAGCAGGATTAAAAGAAGCACCTAAGACTATGGCTGAGCTTGAAC includes these proteins:
- a CDS encoding glycoside hydrolase family 15 protein; this encodes MTNQHSSGSYVASPNFSTYNYCWLRDGSFTAYSMDLYGEFNSSIKFFNWANVLIEKQQDKLKKILDMKKRGDILLNDDYLPTWFMLDGNNCDEEWPNFQLDGYGEWLWALSQHLKLAENDNDIAKYKKSIDVATEYLCCFWNYPCFNCWQEDGEKIHTSTLAAIYGGLNSINEYLNDSYIESTLKDIKQYVLDNCIEDNRLKKCTDLNSTDANLLWAATPFKLFKVNDLIIKNTVNIIEKELVHEGGVHRYPEDTYYGGGEWTILSAWLGLYYCEINEVEKAGKMLRWIESKANINGELAEQVLDNVNDDYYINKWESLWGEVASPLLWSHAMYLILLNSINKLSLLSVNNTIK